A window of the Leishmania mexicana MHOM/GT/2001/U1103 complete genome, chromosome 29 genome harbors these coding sequences:
- a CDS encoding ferric reductase transmembrane protein-like protein — protein sequence MTTIKGEASLPGIQDIPAPRVELKSLCRRLAAIGIIVPVSLQLFRKSGTCTDIFQYHPICMMLAFVMVMPDVVRDMKQLRQAHRRPPLENRLSRHEIIMRHQLASFVMELAAAGGFSAVEYTKLKKGYPHLKSLHGIMGTLCGLTIVCQMVLGSILRYVLAPANPKRPIVRTVHKCVSVTIAVTAMMAMVGGFLTTEYAERMIPPSLIRTAIVLASVATTGAGFLM from the coding sequence ATGACGACCATCAAGGGTGAGGCAAGCCTGCCCGGCATTCAGGACATCCCCGCACCTCGGGTGGAGTTGAAGAGTCTATGCCGCAGACTGGCTGCCATCGGCATCATCGTGCCGGTGTCACTGCAGCTGTTTCGCAAGTCCGGGACTTGCACGGACATCTTCCAATATCACCCCATTTGCATGATGCTGGCCTTTGTCATGGTGATGCCGGATGTTGTACGAGACATGAAGCAACTGCGTCAGGCACaccggcggccgccgctcgAAAACCGGCTTTCGCGCCACGAGATCATCATGCGGCACCAGCTGGCCTCCTTCGTGATGGagttggcggcggctggtGGATTTTCTGCGGTGGAGTACACAAAACTAAAGAAAGGATACCCACATCTCAAGTCGTTGCACGGTATCATGGGTACCCTCTGCGGCCTGACAATTGTGTGTCAGATGGTCCTCGGCTCCATCCTTCGCTATGTGCTGGCGCCAGCGAACCCGAAGCGTCCGATAGTGCGGACAGTGCACAAGTGCGTCAGCGTAACCATCGCCGTGACTGCGATGATGGCAATGGTCGGAGGCTTTCTCACCACCGAGTACGCGGAGAGGATGATTCCGCCTTCGCTGATCCGGACGGCGATTGTCCTCGCGTCTGTTGCCACCACGGGTGCAGGGTTTCTCATGTAG
- a CDS encoding putative alcohol dehydrogenase, with the protein MACRSYQFTICATSYLLRWRPPAVTQGSGSLAKLPHLVRGARLQRGLLVTDAMIMKLGLVNDFIDEMKKQGTELAIYKDVLPNPTIDMVEEASVLYKKNKCDYLVAVGGGSVMDCAKLIGVRQARPRTPLPYMRGLLRVLWPLPPLIAVPTTAGTGSECTIAAVVSDPAKKDKLVVMDPFLTPSHCVLDPALTVTLPKFVTATTGMDALTHVVEAYTNVFHYRTVDKAALRAMELLAKYLPCAYKDGSNLEAREKMLQASYLAGLSFTRAGVGNVHAAAHAVGGLYNVPHGYANAVILPHVLDMYGSTAHKSLARLAEAANIVGANDAEKAVNFISWVREMNAQMQIPTTLGAGDSRWAVQEEDIPFLVKHAITEANPFYAVPVIFGEEEMTELFRRIM; encoded by the coding sequence ATGGCGTGCCGTTCGTATCAGTTCACCATCTGCGCGACGAGCTACCTGCTACGTTGGCGACCGCCAGCAGTCACCCAAGGCTCCGGCTCCCTGGCGAAGTTGCCGCATCTGGTACGTGGGGCGAGGCTGCAGCGGGGGCTACTGGTCACAGATGCAATGATCATGAAGCTTGGCCTCGTCAACGACTTCATCGACGAGATGAAGAAGCAGGGCACCGAGCTGGCCATCTACAAGGACGTTCTGCCCAACCCCACCATCGAcatggtggaggaggccagTGTACTGTACAAGAAGAATAAGTGCGACtacctcgtcgccgtcggtggCGGGAGCGTCATGGACTGCGCGAAGCTGATTGGCGTGCGCCAGGCGCGCCCCCGCACCCCGCTTCCGTACATGCGGGGCCTCCTCCGTGTTCTGtggccactgccgccgctcatcGCTGTGCCTACGACGGCAGGAACTGGGAGCGAGTGCACGATTGCCGCTGTCGTGAGCGACCCCGCGAAAAAAGACAAGCTTGTCGTCATGGACCCCttcctcaccccctcccactgCGTGCTCGACCCGGCCCTGACAGTGACACTGCCCAAGTTTGTGacggccaccaccggcatGGACGCCTTGACGCATGTTGTGGAGGCGTACACGAACGTCTTCCACTACCGCACCGTAGacaaggcggcgctgcgcgcgaTGGAGCTGCTCGCCAAATACCTTCCGTGCGCGTACAAGGACGGGAGCAACCTGGAGGCGCGCGAGAAGATGCTGCAGGCGTCGTACCTCGCCGGCCTCTCCTTCACACGTGCGGGTGTCGGCAACgtgcacgcggcggcgcacgcggtGGGTGGGCTGTACAATGTGCCGCACGGCTACGCGAACGCCGTGATTCTGCCGCACGTGCTGGACATGTacggcagcacggcgcacaAGTCGCTCGCTCGGCTTGCTGAGGCGGCAAACATTGTCGGTGCAAACGACGCCGAGAAGGCGGTGAACTTCATTTCGTGGGTTCGCGAGATGAATGCGCAGATGCAGATACCAACGACGCTCGGCGCCGGTGACTCGCGGTGGGCCGTTCAGGAGGAGGACATCCCCTTCCTCGTCAAGCACGCCATCACCGAGGCGAATCCATTCTACGCCGTGCCGGTGATATTTGGAGAGGAGGAAATGACCGAGCTCTTCCGCCGCATCATGTGA